One Phaseolus vulgaris cultivar G19833 chromosome 4, P. vulgaris v2.0, whole genome shotgun sequence DNA window includes the following coding sequences:
- the LOC137837889 gene encoding uncharacterized protein, which produces MEQNPPSAAEAAPSSDEQKPSLFPLFPSSSSLQTTTTSSTPQWLCNSSFTTDLSVINDAFASQINRETSLSPPQNDEDDENHAEAHPLPSRYEILESSESDGGGRDRERKKRKKKKKRRRDSSAERGGFDGFGSRKSRVRVWADSDNNVTKDYYFDSNGDRDNLAFGCIYRMDVARYKSYNPLKLSGLHTRGLYWWNRTGSLWDRDGDVDALDAKMKSAGRYWSGKYMALEKHKSFKRIHLVAPKLSSVTMQDEFIPLSESDAGASHGAVDSDSVSKTSALLEESWEDEMLNKTREFNKLTREHPHDEKVWLAFAEFQDKVAGMQRQKGARLQTLEKKISILEKAVELNPDNEEILLCLLKAYQVRDSSDVLIARWEKILLQHYGSCKLWGEFLLTVQRNFSRFKVSEVRKMYVHAIEALSASCSKHSRQVLQDADPSSPDPAFVQLELGLVDVFLSLCRFEWQAGYRELATALFQAEIEFSLFCPPLLLTEQGKHRLFEHFWNSGGARVGEEGALGWSTWLEKEEETRQKVINEELSRENEGGGWTGWSEPRSKDNEGITIVENEDNNDVVTGDTQDEEEFNEVETEVDTENFLKMLGIDINDGDSGEVNDASTWIKWSKEESSRDCDQWMPVHRKSNTTSPASEAQKTDEDEQLLRVVLYEDVNEYLFSLRTTEARLSLLYQFIDFYGGKMSQLFCSNSPTMAYSIRSLENLPDSMLEKLKRIHEVLTKTQNSPTGFSFDFLSDSFSRNADIMKFIRNAVLLCLTVFPRNYMLEEAVLISEELYVTKMNSSNSMVTPCRSLAKSLLKSDRQDVLLCGVYARREATYGNIDHARKVFDMALLSVEALPVELQSSAPLLYFWYAEVEVANNSADGCESSCRAIHILSCLGSGTKYSPFKSQASGVQLLRAHQGFKEKLRTVWSSWVHGVINDQSVALICSASLFEELTTGWDAGIEVLSQAFSMVLPERRSQGYQLEFLFNYHIKMLQRHQRESSLMKVWESILHGLQIYPFSPELLKDVVEVGNYYTTSNKLRRILDDCCYKKPSVVLWLFVLSFEMFRGGSQHRIRRLFEKALSNDGLSSSVVLWRCYIMFEMEIANDPSAARRVFFRAIHSCPWSKRLWLDGFLKLNSVLTAKELSDLQEVMRDKELNLRTDIYEILLQES; this is translated from the exons ATGGAGCAAAACCCGCCGTCGGCGGCGGAGGCGGCGCCGTCATCCGACGAACAAAAGCCTTCCTTATTCCCTCTGTTCCCATCCTCCTCCTCTCTCCAAACCACCACCACTTCTTCGACTCCTCAATGGCTCTGCAACTCTAGCTTCACCACCGACCTCTCTGTCATAAACGATGCCTTCGCCTCTCAAATCAACCGCGAAACCAGTCTATCTCCGCCACAAAACGACGAGGACGATGAAAATCATGCTGAGGCGCATCCCCTCCCTTCTCGGTACGAGATTCTGGAATCTTCTGAATCCGACGGAGGCGGAAGGGACAGAGAgaggaagaaaaggaagaagaagaagaagcggagGCGTGATTCGTCTGCGGAGAGAGGCGGATTCGACGGTTTTGGTTCGCGGAAGTCCCGTGTTCGAGTTTGGGCAGATTCAGACAACAACGTTACCAAAGATTATTACTTTGATTCTAACGGAGATCGCGATAATCTGGCGTTTGGATGCATCTATAG AATGGATGTTGCCCGATACAAATCTTACAATCCCTTGAAACTGTCTGGGCTACATACTCGAGGTTTGTATTGGTGGAATAGGACGGGTTCACTCTGGGATAGAGATGGTGATGTTGATGCACTAGATGCTAAAATGAAGTCTGCTGGTCGTTACTGGTCTGGAAAGTATATGGCTTTGGAGAAACATAAGAGCTTTAAGCGTATTCATCTTGTTGCTCCAAAACTGTCTTCTGTCACTATGCAAGATGAGTTTATACCTTTATCTGAATCAGATGCTGGGGCATCTCATGGAGCTGTTGACAGTGATTCTGTCTCCAAAACTTCAGCACTGCTTGAAGAATCTTGGGAAGATGAAATGTTAAACAAAACTAGGGAGTTCAACAAACTAACAAGGGAACACCCCCATGATGAAAAAGTTTGGTTAGCTTTTGCAGAGTTCCAAGATAAAGTTGCAGGGATGCAGCGGCAGAAAGGTGCTCGATTGCAAACCCTTGAGAAGAAGATTAGCATTCTGGAGAAGGCAGTTGAGCTTAATCCAGACAATGAAGAGATATTGCTTTGCCTTCTGAAAGCTTATCAGGTGAGAGACAGCTCGGATGTGTTAATTGCAAGATGGGAGAAGATACTTTTGCAACACTATGGTAGTTGTAAGTTATGGGGAGAATTCTTGCTCACAGTTCAGAGAAATTTCTCCAGATTCAAGGTTTCAGAGGTCAGGAAGATGTACGTACATGCAATTGAAGCTCTATCTGCTTCATGCAGCAAGCACTCTAGGCAG GTTCTTCAAGATGCTGACCCTTCTTCACCAGATCCTGCATTTGTTCAGTTAGAACTTGGTCTTGTGGATGTATTTCTTAGTCTTTGCAGATTTGAGTGGCAGGCTGGTTATAGAGAATTGGCCACAGCTTTATTTCAGGCTGAAATAGAGTTTAGCTTGTTTTGTCCTCCTTTGCTGCTCACTGAGCAGGGTAAACACAGACTGTTTGAGCATTTTTGGAACAGTGGGGGTGCTAGAGTTGGGGAAGAAGGGGCTCTCGGTTGGTCCACATGGTTGGAGAAAGAGGAGGAAACTAGGCAAAAAGTTATAAATGAGGAGCTCTCACGTGAAAATGAAGGTGGTGGTTGGACTGGTTGGTCAGAACCTAGGTCCAAAGATAATGAGGGTATTACTATAGTTGAAAATGAAGACAACAATGATGTGGTTACAGGGGATACTCAAGATGAAGAGGAATTTAATGAAGTTGAGACAGAAGTTGATACTGAGAATTTTCTGAAGATGCTGGGTATAGATATCAATGATGGGGATAGTGGTGAAGTTAATGACGCTTCAACTTGGATCAAATGGTCAAAAGAAGAGTCTTCTAGAGATTGTGATCAGTGGATGCCTGTTCATAGGAAATCAA ATACAACCTCTCCTGCTAGTGAGGCGCAGAAGACAGATGAGGATGAGCAACTCTTGAGAGTTGTATTGTATGAAGATGTGAATGAATACTTGTTTTCCCTAAGAACAACAGAGGCTCGACTATCGTTGTTGTACCAATTCATTGACTTCTATGGTGGGAAGATGTCTCAATT GTTTTGCTCCAATAGCCCAACAATGGCATACAGTATCCGTAGTTTGGAGAATCTGCCAGATTCTATGTTAGAGAAGTTGAAACGCATACATGAAGTTTTGACTAAAACACAGAATAGTCCTACTGGTTTCAGTTTTGATTTCCTATCCGACAGTTTCTCAAGGAATGCtgatattatgaaatttatacggAATGCTGTTTTACTTTGCTTAACCGTTTTCCCACGTAATTACATGTTGGAAGAAGCTGTTCTTATTTCTGAAGAGCTATATGTTACAAAAATGAATTCTTCTAACAGTATGGTTACACCATGTCGATCTTTAGCAAAATCTCTTCTAAAAAGTGATCGACAG GATGTATTGCTATGTGGTGTATATGCACGAAGAGAGGCTACTTATGGTAACATTGATCATGCAAGGAAAGTGTTTGACATGGCATTGTTATCTGTAGAAGCGCTTCCTGTG GAACTACAGTCCAGTGCTCCTCTTCTATATTTCTGGTATGCTGAGGTGGAGGTTGCAAATAACTCTGCTGATGGTTGTGAGTCTTCATGTCGTGCAATACATATATTATCATGCTTAGGAAGTGGTACAAAATACAGCCCATTTAAAAGTCAAGCTTCAGGTGTGCAACTGCTTAGAGCACATCAAGGATTTAAAGAAAAACTAAGAACAGTATGGTCATCTTGGGTTCATGGTGTAATAAATGACCAGTCTGTAGCTCTAATATGTTCTGCTTCCCTGTTTGAGGAGCTGACTACTGGATGGGATGCGGGTATTGAAGTTTTGAGTCAAGCTTTTTCAATGGTGCTTCCAG AAAGAAGAAGTCAAGGTTATCAGCTTGAATTTTTGTTTAACTATCATATAAAGATGCTTCAAAGACATCAAAGAGAATCAAGTCTCATGAAAGTTTGGGAATCCATCTTGCATGGCCTCCAGATATATCCCTTCAGTCCTGAACTTCTAAAAGATGTAGTGGAGGTCGGCAATTATTACACAACATCTAATAAATTGCGGCGGATTCTAGATGACTGTTGTTACAA GAAACCATCTGTAGTTCTCTGGCTTTTTGTGTTGTCATTTGAAATGTTTAGAGGTGGTTCACAACACCGAATCCGTAGATTGTTCGAAAAGGCATTGAGTAATGACGGTCTTAGCAGCTCAGTTGTACTGTGGCGTTGCTACATTATGTTTGAGATGGAAATTGCAAATGATCCTTCTGCAGCTCGTCGTGTTTTCTTCCGTGCTATCCATTCCTGCCCCTG GTCAAAAAGGCTATGGTTGGATGGCTTTCTCAAGCTTAATTCTGTCCTTACTGCAAAAGAGCTATCTGATCTACAGGAAGTTATGCGTGATAAGGAACTGAATCTGAGAACTGACATCTATGAGATCCTTCTGCAAGAGTCATGA
- the LOC137837891 gene encoding uncharacterized protein At1g24485-like: MTVPPISFVLGVALWVLFFSKPCLTVFVSIDCGSSQSSTDENNIRWVGDGDYIQHGESHDVYLGSNPLSTLRAFPNRKKSCYSIRVGKGEKILTRASFYYGNYDKKFSPPVFDLQFDGNYWATVNSSSYYYVDYEAIYITKGNFTSICVAQTKPNQIPFISSLEVRSLDPTMYSHVDPNHALILQWRYAFGGNQTIRYPDDVFDRIWTPSFGIGLSEVKSEASGIDTSTAEDHPPQAALGNAVISSSTTQNMQFINRLPTEELPIYITAYFSEVNESAAGKRSIQMYVDNKPFLSPIVPPFGSVKEVYITNVTASANTSFVLQASATSTLPPVLNALEVYTLSDTLTAGTDSRDVQGLLQLQLAFEVLVEWSGDPCLPNPYNWDWIQCNSEVKPRVIALYLNGYNLRGTLPDFSSMNALEIIHLQNNTIEGPIPDFLGLLPNLKTLNLSNNRFNGSIPTSLKNKNIELVTTNNCLSGMKCQPLSDSPKKLPKSPLQFVSGDEPLGGGSEKIINNLNIAFIVAMQTLLLLVYSAVHF; the protein is encoded by the exons ATGACAGTTCCTCCAATAAGTTTTGTTCTAGGAGTAGCACTTTGGGTGCTATTCTTCTCAAAACCTTGTCTCACAGTGTTTGTAAGCATTGATTGTGGATCCTCACAATCTTCCACTGATGAAAACAACATAAGATGGGTTGGAGATGGTGACTACATTCAACATGGAGAGTCTCATGATGTCTATCTAGGTTCTAATCCATTGAGCACTCTGAGGGCATTCCCAAATAGAAAAAAGAGTTGCTATTCCATCAGAGTTGGGAAAGGAGAAAAAATTCTTACCCGAGCAAGCTTTTACTATGGCAATTATGACAAAAAATTCTCTCCACCAGtgtttgatcttcagtttgatGGCAACTACTGGGCCACAGTCAACAGCTCAAGTTACTATTATGTAGATTATGAAGCAATATATATTACAAAGGGAAACTTCACCAGCATATGTGTTGCTCAAACAAAGCCTAACCAGATTCCCTTCATATCATCCCTTGAAGTACGTAGCTTGGACCCCACAATGTACAGTCATGTTGATCCCAATCATGCATTGATTTTGCAATGGAGATATGCTTTTGGTGGAAATCAAACTATAAG GTACCCAGATGATGTTTTTGATCGAATATGGACGCCATCATTTGGTATAGGTCTTTCTGAAGTGAAAAGTGAGGCATCAGGTATTGACACTAGTACAGCAGAAGATCATCCACCACAAGCTGCACTTGGAAATGCAGTTATTTCCTCAAGCACTACACAGAACATGCAGTTCATCAATAGGCTGCCCACAGAGGAGCTTCCTATTTACATCACTGCTTACTTCTCAGAAGTGAATGAAAGTGCAGCAGGCAAAAGATCCATTCAAATGTACGTAGACAACAAACCCTTTTTAAGTCCAATAGTTCCTCCTTTTGGAAGTGTGAAAGAAGTGTACATCACCAACGTGACAGCTTCAGCAAACACTTCATTTGTTCTGCAGGCTTCAGCCACTTCCACCCTTCCTCCTGTACTCAATGCTCTTGAAGTTTATACCTTAAGTGATACATTAACTGCAGGAACTGATAGCAGAGATG TGCAAGGTTTGCTACAACTGCAGTTGGCATTTGAAGTGCTTGTGGAGTGGAGTGGTGACCCTTGTCTACCAAATCCATATAACTGGGATTGGATACAATGCAACAGTGAAGTCAAGCCTAGAGTAATTGCATT GTATCTTAATGGTTATAATCTGCGAGGCACACTTCCGGATTTCAGTTCCATGAATGCACTTGAAATCAT TCATTTGCAAAACAATACCATAGAAGGCCCCATTCCTGATTTCCTTGGTCTTCTGCCTAATCTCAAAACATT GAATTTGTCTAACAACAGGTTCAATGGTTCCATACCCACATCTCTAAAGAATAAAAACATTGAACTTGt TACAACAAATAATTGCCTCTCGGGAATGAAGTGTCAACCTCTAAGTGATTCTCCAAAGAAGCTTCCAAAATCACCACTTCAGTTTGTTTCAGGCGATGAACCTTTGGGAGGTGGAAGTGAGAAGATTATTAACAATCTGAACATAGCATTCATAGTAGCTATGCAAACTCTGCTGTTACTAGTTTATAGTGCTGTGCACTTTTAG
- the LOC137837890 gene encoding pentatricopeptide repeat-containing protein At4g30825, chloroplastic, whose protein sequence is MKKCFQQQRLQPLPSCQILAFSGTLQFQLSFSCFKAKKRVWVPEAKLNYKPQLRVSKRAPKQSRDHPKLFSPDADVEFSSELSTAQCNAILKRLEESAEDDAETLSFFEKMREGGKLERNAGAYNVILRVVSRRGDWEGAEKLISEMKASFGSELSFNVFNTLIYACCKRNLVKLGTKWFRMMLDYGVAPNVATVGMLMGLYRKGWNLEEAEFAFSQMRGFGIVCESAYSSMITIYTRLRLYEKALCVIEFMRRDEVVPNLENWLVMLNAYSQQGKLEDAERVLEAMQEAGFCANIIAYNTMITGYGKAGKMDSAQRLFMRIRQSSQLDPDETTYRSMIEGWGRADNYVYATRYYKELKQLRFKPNSSNLFTLIKLEAKYGDDEAVFEILDDMVECGCHCSSIIGTLLQVYESAGKVHKVPHLLKGVFYQHVLVNQSSCSTLVMAYVKHRLVDDALKVLNDKEWRDSRYEDNLYHLLICSGKEAGFLEDAVKIYTQMPKCDDIPNMHIACTMIDIYSVMGLFKDAEELYLKLKSSGVALDMIAFSIVVRMYVKAGSLKDACVVLEALHERSDIVPDKFLLCDMLRIYQRCNMVDKLTDLYYKISKNREDFDQELYNCVINCCAQALPVDELSRLFDEMIQREFVPSTITFNVMLDVFGKAKLFKKVRRLYNMAKKEGLVDVITYNTIVAAYGKNKDFDNMSLTVQKMEFDGFSVSLEAYNSMLDAYGKNGQMETFRSVLQRMKDSNCASDHYTYNTMINIYGEQGWINEVATVLTELKECGLRPDLCSYNTLIKAYGIAGMVEEAVGLIKEMRKNGIEPDKTTYTNLITALRRNDNFLEAVKWSLWMKQMEL, encoded by the coding sequence ATGAAGAAGTGCTTCCAGCAGCAGCGGTTACAACCGCTACCCTCATGTCAGATTCTTGCTTTCTCTGGAACCCTTCAGTTCCAACTTAGCTTCTCCTGTTTCAAAGCCAAGAAGCGCGTTTGGGTCCCCGAGGCAAAGCTCAATTACAAGCCTCAGCTTCGGGTTTCGAAGCGAGCGCCGAAGCAAAGTCGAGACCACCCGAAACTCTTCTCACCCGATGCTGACGTGGAATTCTCTTCCGAACTGAGCACGGCGCAGTGCAACGCGATTCTGAAGCGGCTGGAAGAGAGCGCGGAGGACGACGCCGAAACGCTGTCGTTTTTCGAGAAGATGAGGGAAGGCGGGAAGCTGGAACGCAACGCCGGCGCTTACAATGTGATACTCCGCGTGGTGAGCAGAAGAGGAGATTGGGAAGGCGCGGAGAAGCTGATTTCTGAAATGAAGGCGAGTTTCGGTTCCGAATTGAGCTTCAACGTCTTCAACACTCTTATATACGCCTGCTGCAAACGGAATCTGGTGAAATTGGGGACGAAGTGGTTCCGAATGATGTTGGATTATGGCGTGGCGCCCAATGTGGCGACCGTTGGGATGCTCATGGGCCTTTATCGGAAGGGATGGAACCTGGAGGAGGCGGAATTTGCGTTTTCCCAAATGAGAGGGTTTGGAATTGTATGTGAATCTGCGTATTCTTCGATGATAACAATTTACACGCGTTTGAGGTTGTATGAGAAGGCCCTATGCGTGATCGAGTTTATGAGAAGGGACGAGGTGGTGCCGAATTTGGAGAATTGGTTGGTGATGTTGAATGCTTATAGCCAGCAAGGAAAATTGGAGGATGCTGAGAGAGTGTTGGAGGCAATGCAAGAAGCAGGGTTTTGTGCTAATATTATTGCTTACAACACTATGATAACTGGTTATGGGAAGGCTGGTAAAATGGATTCTGCACAGAGATTGTTTATGAGGATTCGACAGAGTTCACAGTTGGATCCGGATGAAACTACTTACCGATCCATGATTGAGGGTTGGGGTAGAGCTGATAACTATGTGTATGCCACGAGATATTATAAGGAGCTCAAACAGTTGCGGTTCAAGCCCAATTCCTCCAACTTGTTTACATTGATTAAGCTGGAGGCTAAATATGGAGATGATGAAGCTGTCTTTGAGATTCTTGATGATATGGTGGAGTGTGGATGCCACTGTTCTTCTATAATTGGTACTCTGCTGCAGGTGTACGAGAGTGCTGGAAAGGTTCATAAGGTGCCACATCTGCTCAAAGGTGTGTTTTATCAGCACGTGCTGGTCAACCAGAGTTCTTGTTCCACTCTGGTCATGGCTTATGTGAAGCATCGGCTGGTGGATGATGCCTTGAAAGTGTTGAATGACAAAGAGTGGCGAGATTCTAGATATGAGGATAACCTCTATCATCTTTTGATTTGCTCGGGCAAAGAGGCAGGTTTTCTGGAGGATGCTGTGAAGATATACACCCAAATGCCCAAATGTGATGACATCCCAAACATGCACATCGCCTGCACCATGATTGACATTTACAGTGTCATGGGCCTCTTCAAGGATGCCGAAGAGTTGTATCTGAAGTTGAAGTCTTCGGGAGTTGCCTTGGATATGATTGCTTTCAGTATTGTTGTAAGGATGTATGTCAAAGCTGGATCTTTGAAAGATGCTTGCGTGGTGTTGGAAGCTCTTCACGAGCGATCAGATATTGTTCCAGACAAGTTTTTGTTGTGTGACATGCTGCGTATTTATCAAAGATGTAACATGGTGGATAAATTGACTGATTTATACTACAAAATCTCGAAAAATCGAGAGGATTTCGACCAGGAACTATATAATTGTGTCATAAACTGCTGTGCTCAGGCTCTCCCAGTGGATGAGCTTTCTAGGCTTTTTGATGAGATGATACAGCGTGAATTTGTGCCTAGCACAATTACCTTTAATGTCATGCTTGATGTCTTCGGGAAAGCCAAGCTTTTCAAGAAGGTTCGGAGGCTGTACAACATGGCTAAGAAAGAAGGCCTGGTTGATGTGATCACTTACAATACAATCGTAGCTGCATATGGCAAAAATAAAGACTTCGACAACATGTCATTGACAGTCCAGAAAATGGAATTTGATGGATTTTCAGTTTCCCTTGAAGCATACAATTCAATGCTTGATGCTTATGGGAAAAATGGTCAAATGGAGACATTTAGATCTGTACTGCAAAGGATGAAGGACTCAAATTGTGCCTCTGACCACTACACATACAACACTATGATCAATATCTATGGAGAACAAGGATGGATTAATGAAGTTGCTACCGTGCTTACAGAATTGAAAGAATGTGGACTCAGACCTGATTTGTGCAGCTATAACACATTGATCAAGGCATATGGGATTGCAGGAATGGTTGAAGAGGCAGTAGGTTTGATCAAGGAAATGAGAAAAAACGGAATAGAACCCGACAAGACAACCTACACTAATCTTATCACTGCACTGCGAcgaaatgataattttttagaaGCAGTTAAATGGTCATTGTGGATGAAGCAGATGGAATTATGA
- the LOC137837894 gene encoding methylecgonone reductase-like: MEAKRIPEVILNSGKKMPVIGLGTASVPPPPHETLTSILIDAFEIGYRHFDTASLYGSEEPLGKAVEKALELGLVKSRDEVFITSKLWSSDAHPDLVLPALKTSLQKLGLEYVDLYLVHWPVRLKYEAKGTSDILKENVMPSFDMKGIWEAMEECCRLGLAKSVGVSNFGIKKLNQLLENATIPPAVNQVEMSPSWQQGKLREFCKQKGIHVSAWSPLGSYRSSFGTNAVMDSPILKEIACARQKTIAQVALRWIYEEGGIAIVRSFNKERMKENLEIFEWELKQEESQKFRDIPQLRMFSGINFVSENGPYKTLEELWDGDP, translated from the exons ATGGAAGCAAAAAGAATCCCAGAAGTGATACTAAACTCAGGGAAAAAGATGCCAGTGATAGGCCTTGGAACTGCATCAGTTCCTCCTCCACCACATGAAACTCTCACCTCCATACTTATTGATGCCTTTGAGATTGGATACAGACACTTTGATACTGCTTCTCTTTATGGAAGTGAGGAGCCTCTAGGCAAAGCTGTGGAAAAGGCTTTGGAACTAGGCCTTGTGAAGAGCAGAGATGAAGTATTCATCACTTCAAAACTATGGTCATCTGATGCTCACCCTGACCTTGTTCTTCCAGCTCTCAAGACCTCACTGCA GAAGTTGGGGTTGGAGTATGTAGATCTCTATTTGGTTCATTGGCCAGTGAGGCTGAAATATGAAGCCAAAGGGACATCTGATATATTGAAGGAAAATGTGATGCCCTCCTTTGACATGAAAGGAATATGGGAAGCTATGGAAGAGTGTTGCAGATTAGGCTTGGCAAAGTCTGTCGGTGTGAGCAACTTCGGCATCAAAAAGCTCAACCAGCTCTTGGAAAATGCAACCATCCCTCCTGCTGTGAATCAG GTGGAAATGAGTCCCTCATGGCAGCAGGGTAAACTCAGAGAATTTTGCAAACAGAAAGGAATTCATGTGAGTGCATGGTCACCACTGGGATCTTACAGAAGTTCTTTTGGTACAAATGCAGTTATGGACAGCCCAATCCTTAAGGAAATCGCTTGTGCAAGACAGAAGACCATTGCTCAG GTTGCACTGAGATGGATATACGAGGAAGGGGGAATTGCTATTGTGAGAAGCTTCAACAAGGAGAGAATGAAAGAGAACCTTGAGATATTTGAGTGGGAACTGAAGCAGGAGGAATCACAGAAATTCAGGGACATTCCACAGCTTAGGATGTTTTCTGGAATAAACTTTGTATCAGAAAATGGACCCTACAAAACCTTGGAAGAGCTTTGGGATGGAGACCCTTGA
- the LOC137836529 gene encoding methylecgonone reductase-like, which yields MEAKAMPEVVLNSGQKMPILGFGTGTVPLPPPHVLIPAFIEAIKVGYRHFDTAAYYGSEEPLGQAIAQALDQGLIKSRSEIFVTSKLWCTEAHPGLVLPALKSSLQRLGLEYVDLYLIHFPVRLRQGAKGIKYGKEDILPLDMKGTWEDMEQCSKLGLAKSIGVSNFGVKKLAQIVQNATITPAVIQVEMNAAWKQENLRKFCKERGIHVSAWSPLGANGAVWGSLAVMDSPILKDIASTLGKSVAQVALRWIIEEGATPIVKSFNSERMKQNLQIFDWELSESDSEKIKEIAQHRGFKGERFVSEFGPFKTLEDLWE from the exons ATGGAGGCAAAGGCAATGCCAGAAGTGGTGCTAAACTCAGGGCAGAAGATGCCCATTTTAGGTTTTGGCACAGGAACAGTGCCCTTGCCACCACCCCATGTGCTCATTCCTGCATTCATTGAAGCCATAAAAGTTGGCTACAGGCATTTTGACACTGCAGCTTATTATGGTTCTGAGGAGCCTCTTGGCCAAGCAATAGCACAAGCCCTAGATCAAGGTCTCATTAAAAGCCGCAGTGAGATCTTTGTCACCTCCAAACTCTGGTGCACTGAAGCTCATCCTGGGCTTGTTCTTCCAGCACTCAAGAGTTCATTGCA GAGGTTGGGGCTAGAGTATGTGGATCTTTACCTAATCCATTTTCCAGTGAGGCTGAGACAAGGAGCTAAAGGAATCAAGTATGGCAAAGAAGACATTCTTCCTTTGGACATGAAAGGGACATGGGAAGACATGGAACAATGCTCTAAATTGGGTTTGGCCAAATCCATTGGTGTAAGCAATTTTGGGGTGAAAAAGCTTGCACAGATTGTTCAAAATGCTACTATTACTCCTGCTGTTATCCAG GTGGAGATGAACGCAGCATGGAAACAGGAAAATCTGAGAAAATTCTGCAAAGAGAGAGGAATTCATGTGAGTGCATGGTCCCCTCTGGGAGCCAATGGAGCTGTGTGGGGTTCCCTTGCTGTTATGGACAGTCCTATTCTTAAGGATATTGCATCCACATTAGGCAAGAGTGTGGCACAG GTTGCACTGAGGTGGATAATAGAGGAAGGTGCAACTCCAATAGTGAAGAGCTTCAACAGTGAGAGAATGAAGCAAAATCTTCAGATTTTTGATTGGGAGCTGAGTGAGAGTGATTCAGAGAAGATCAAAGAAATAGCACAGCACAGGGGTTTCAAAGGTGAACGTTTTGTCTCTGAATTTGGCCCTTTCAAAACTCTCGAAGATCTTTGGGAATGA